In Saccharomyces cerevisiae S288C chromosome V, complete sequence, one DNA window encodes the following:
- the MCM3 gene encoding MCM DNA helicase complex subunit MCM3 (Protein involved in DNA replication; component of the Mcm2-7 hexameric helicase complex that binds chromatin as a part of the pre-replicative complex): protein MEGSTGFDGDATTFFAPDAVFGDRVRRFQEFLDTFTSYRDSVRSIQVYNSNNAANYNDDQDDADERDLLGDDDGDDLEKEKKAASSTSLNILPHRIIISLDDLREFDRSFWSGILVEPAYFIPPAEKALTDLADSMDDVPHPNASAVSSRHPWKLSFKGSFGAHALSPRTLTAQHLNKLVSVEGIVTKTSLVRPKLIRSVHYAAKTGRFHYRDYTDATTTLTTRIPTPAIYPTEDTEGNKLTTEYGYSTFIDHQRITVQEMPEMAPAGQLPRSIDVILDDDLVDKTKPGDRVNVVGVFKSLGAGGMNQSNSNTLIGFKTLILGNTVYPLHARSTGVAARQMLTDFDIRNINKLSKKKDIFDILSQSLAPSIYGHDHIKKAILLMLMGGVEKNLENGSHLRGDINILMVGDPSTAKSQLLRFVLNTASLAIATTGRGSSGVGLTAAVTTDRETGERRLEAGAMVLADRGVVCIDEFDKMTDVDRVAIHEVMEQQTVTIAKAGIHTTLNARCSVIAAANPVFGQYDVNRDPHQNIALPDSLLSRFDLLFVVTDDINEIRDRSISEHVLRTHRYLPPGYLEGEPVRERLNLSLAVGEDADINPEEHSNSGAGVENEGEDDEDHVFEKFNPLLQAGAKLAKNKGNYNGTEIPKLVTIPFLRKYVQYAKERVIPQLTQEAINVIVKNYTDLRNDDNTKKSPITARTLETLIRLATAHAKVRLSKTVNKVDAKVAANLLRFALLGEDIGNDIDEEESEYEEALSKRSPQKSPKKRQRVRQPASNSGSPIKSTPRRSTASSVNATPSSARRILRFQDDEQNAGEDDNDIMSPLPADEEAELQRRLQLGLRVSPRRREHLHAPEEGSSGPLTEVGTPRLPNVSSAGQDDEQQQSVISFDNVEPGTISTGRLSLISGIIARLMQTEIFEEESYPVASLFERINEELPEEEKFSAQEYLAGLKIMSDRNNLMVADDKVWRV from the coding sequence ATGGAAGGCTCAACGGGATTTGATGGAGACGCTACTACTTTTTTCGCTCCAGACGCTGTGTTTGGTGACAGAGTGCGCAGATTTCAAGAGTTTTTAGATACTTTCACCTCATACAGAGACTCTGTAAGGTCCATACAAGTTTACAACAGCAATAACGCGGCCAACTACAACGATGATCAAGATGACGCAGACGAACGAGATTTGCTAGGTGATGACGACGGTGATGAtcttgaaaaggaaaagaaagcagcATCGTCCACCTCATTGAATATACTCCCTCACAGGATTATCATCTCGCTTGATGACTTGAGAGAATTCGACAGGTCGTTCTGGTCGGGCATTTTAGTCGAACCAGCATACTTCATCCCGCCTGCCGAAAAGGCGCTTACTGACCTAGCAGATTCCATGGACGATGTTCCACATCCCAATGCCTCTGCAGTATCGTCTCGCCATCCTTGGAAGCTTTCGTTCAAAGGCTCATTTGGTGCACACGCATTGTCTCCTCGTACTCTAACGGCACAACATTTAAACAAACTGGTCTCTGTTGAGGGTATCGTAACTAAGACTTCGTTGGTCAGGCCAAAGCTTATCAGATCTGTCCACTACGCGGCAAAGACTGGTAGATTCCATTACAGAGATTATACAGATGCTACTACAACTCTCACCACCCGCATCCCAACGCCTGCCATCTATCCAACGGAGGACACTGAAGGTAACAAACTAACCACCGAATATGGGTATAGTACGTTCATAGACCATCAGCGTATCACTGTGCAAGAAATGCCCGAAATGGCCCCCGCTGGCCAACTTCCCAGGTCCATTGACGTCATTCTCGATGACGACCTTGTGGACAAGACCAAGCCAGGTGACAGAGTTAACGTTGTCGGGGTATTCAAGTCGCTTGGTGCTGGTGGCATGAACCAGTCCAACTCTAATACATTGATCGGGTTCAAAACTCTGATCCTAGGTAATACGGTGTATCCTCTCCACGCCAGATCCACGGGTGTCGCTGCGAGACAAATGTTGACAGATTTCGATATaagaaatatcaataaactatccaaaaaaaaggacaTTTTCGATATCTTGTCTCAATCTTTAGCGCCTTCTATTTATGGACATGACCATATAAAGAAAGCCATTTTATTGATGCTCATGGGAGGTGTGgagaaaaatttagaaaatgGCTCGCATTTAAGAGGTGACATCAATATCCTAATGGTGGGTGATCCATCCACTGCCAAGTCCCAATTGCTAAGGTTTGTGTTGAATACAGCATCACTGGCAATTGCTACTACTGGTAGAGGTTCTTCCGGTGTCGGTTTGACCGCAGCGGTCACTACTGATAGGGAAACAGGTGAAAGAAGACTAGAGGCTGGTGCCATGGTTCTTGCTGACCGCGGGGTTGTATgtattgatgaatttgataagATGACAGATGTGGATAGAGTCGCCATTCATGAAGTAATGGAACAACAAACGGTGACGATTGCCAAAGCAGGTATTCACACAACATTAAATGCTCGTTGTAGTGTTATTGCTGCCGCAAATCCCGTTTTTGGGCAGTACGATGTCAATAGAGATCCACACCAAAACATTGCCCTACCGGACTCGCTGTTGTCTCGTTTTGATTTACTATTTGTTGTGACAGACGATATCAATGAAATCAGAGATAGATCCATTAGTGAGCATGTCTTAAGAACACACAGATATTTGCCTCCAGGTTATTTAGAGGGTGAACCTGTGAGAGAGCGTTTGAATTTATCATTAGCCGTTGGGGAGGATGCAGATATAAATCCTGAAGAGCATTCCAACTCCGGGGCTGGTGTAGAAAATGAAggagaagatgatgaagaccATGTCTTCGAAAAGTTCAACCCCTTATTACAAGCAGGTGCTAAGTTAGCAAAAAACAAAGGTAACTATAACGGTACAGAAATTCCAAAGCTAGTCACCATCCCATTCTTAAGAAAGTACGTTCAATATGCCAAGGAAAGGGTTATTCCACAGTTAACACAAGAAGCCATCAATGTTAttgtgaaaaattatacTGATTTAAGaaacgatgataataccaaaaaatcgCCCATTACTGCAAGAACTTTGGAGACTTTGATCAGATTAGCCACAGCTCACGCCAAAGTCAGGTTATCCAAAACAGTCAACAAGGTGGATGCTAAAGTGGCTGCCAATCTACTAAGGTTTGCACTATTGGGTGAGGATATCGGCAATGATATcgatgaagaggaaagtGAATACGAAGAAGCTTTGTCGAAGAGGTCTCCACAGAAATCACcgaaaaaaagacaaagagTCAGACAACCAGCAAGCAACTCTGGATCCCCAATCAAATCTACTCCAAGAAGGTCAACGGCATCTTCCGTTAATGCCACGCCATCGTCAGCACGCAGAATATTACGTTTTCAAGATGACGAACAGAACGCTGGTGAAGACGATAACGATATAATGTCACCGCTTCCTGCGGATGAGGAAGCTGAATTACAAAGAAGGCTTCAACTGGGGTTGAGAGTGTCTCCAAGACGTAGAGAACATCTTCACGCACCTGAGGAAGGTTCGTCGGGACCTCTTACCGAGGTCGGTACTCCAAGATTACCTAACGTATCTTCTGCAGGTCAGGATGATGAGCAACAACAGTCagttatttcttttgacaATGTGGAGCCTGGTACCATTTCTACTGGTAGATTGTCTTTAATCTCAGGTATTATTGCGCGTCTGATGCAAACagaaatatttgaagaagaatccTATCCTGTGGCCTCTTTGTTCGAAAGAATCAACGAAGAACTACCGGAGGAGGAAAAATTCTCCGCTCAAGAATATTTAGCAGGTTTGAAGATCATGTCGGACAGAAATAACTTAATGGTTGCTGACGATAAAGTTTGGAGAGTCTGA
- the MTC7 gene encoding Mtc7p (hypothetical protein; predicted metabolic role based on network analysis derived from ChIP experiments, a large-scale deletion study and localization of transcription factor binding sites; null mutant is sensitive to temperature oscillation in a cdc13-1 mutant) yields MKKEKKTPTPLPSHHVLFAEPGFFLCNFFFVLLKHTQINPFFYFLFILLFIIYIAIIYFVFIRISHFSFSLCRQCNSLGRMIFMCAYLPAASSRSVANPALPPQKKKKKKKKGTLRTGEVEEQAKGNISFDLCGKQNFQ; encoded by the coding sequence atgaaaaaagaaaaaaaaactccGACGCCCCTTCCATCACATCATGTACTCTTCGCTGAACCgggtttttttctttgcaatttttttttcgttctCCTAAAGCATACACAAAtaaatccttttttttattttctatttattttgttatttatCATCTATATAGCAATAATATACTTTGTTTTTATTCGTATTTCacacttttctttttccttatgCAGGCAGTGTAATTCATTGGGGAGGATGATTTTCATGTGCGCATATCTACCGGCTGCAAGCAGCCGGTCGGTGGCAAATCCGGCGCTTCCccctcaaaaaaaaaaaaaaaaaaaaaaaaagggaactCTCAGAACGGGGGAGGTTGAAGAGCAGGCCAAGGGAAATATTAGTTTTGACCTATGTGGGAAACAGAATTTTCAATGA